AGAGCAGTGCAGAAGCGTCACACTCGCCAGGTCTTCAGGGGTTTTGAGTTGCTTGGCCAGATCGGGATGACAGACCGGCAACAGCCGTTCACCGGTCAGAAATTCGTGCACCAGCTGTTCATTGCCATGATCGGCAAAGCGGATGGCGATATCGACCTCGTTGAAGTCAACCGATGCCAGATCATCGTTATAGGTGCCCAACTGGACCTGAAAATCGGGATATTCCATCTGAAACCGCCCAAGCCGCGGCACGATCCAGCGCATGGAAAATGTCAGCGGTGCCGAAACAGACAGGTGGGTGTCGTCGGCACGGTCTTCGACCTTGGCGACCGCGTCTTCTATGGCATCAAAAGCTGGCGTAAGCGCTTCAAGAAGGTTGCGACCGGCGCGCGTCAACCGCAGGCTTCTGTGGTGACGCTCAAAAAGCTGACGACCCAGAACTTCCTCAAGATGCTGCACCTGTCGACTGACCGCCCCTTGGGTCACGTTAAGCTCATGTGACGCTTTGGTGAAACTTTCGAGACGACCGGCTACTTCGAAGGCACGGAGCGCATTTAGCGGCAACGGACGGCGTTTCATGATAGTGACTTTGCATGATAAAAACTCATGCAATGATGACAAAAGGTGGTTTGAGCGCAAGTGTTTTTTCGGGTAACTCTGGGTTTAACGAGATTAGTACAGACGCATCGTGGATGCCCGGGCCGCTGAATCGCTGAGAGCAGGCCTGATTTAAAGAGGATTAGAATCATGGTTGCTATCACCAAAGAAGCAGGCGCATTTGTCGCCACCCGCCGTAACCACACTGCCACCAGCCTTCTGGACTTGGCGCGCACCTGGCTTAAACGCCACGACCTGCGTCAGAAGCTGGCCGACATGGACGCACACATGCTGCGCGATATCGGCTGGACCGTCTATGACGCAAAACGCGAAGCCGCCAAGCCATTCTGGAAAGCTTAACCCGCGCAACAGCGCACCAACTGAGTATTCTGTCATGCAGAACAACGTATCGCCGCTTCACAGCGCAATTACCTTCCCGCTTCAGGTTCTGATTGAAGCCCTGATGGACGCGTGGAAAGGCATCAGCCTTAAATAAGGCTTGAGGGTCAGAACCAAATTAACTGGTTCTGATCCTACTAATCCCTGAGCGCAATTCCAGCTCCCCCGCTGGAAAGTGCGTATTTAAATGTCGGTCGCACCCCCTGTGACCGACATTTTTTTTGCTTTGGTCTATGTCTTTTCCGGGTGGCGCAGATACATCAGGTTTGCGGCATTGAGTACCGAATACATCACGGCAAACTGGGCATTGAATTCGAATTTTTCCGGTTTGGGATCAAAAAGTTCGTAGATTTCACCGATCGAGCGTTTACCATCAATCCGCGAAAGGATCGCAGGCGATGCCGAGGGCATGGTGCGGGTCACGGAAAGGCCGGTAAAGGTGATCTTGATATTACCGGTCTTGGCAACCGAACGGGCGAGTGCCGCACCATCGACACGGGTGAAGGTCGGGATCAGCTCCGGCGACGGGACCGGTGGTTTAACCTTGTTCTTGGCCTTTACGACATAGAAGGTGTGCTTGGTGATATTGCCCGCCATCAGTTCGGCCAGGGCCGCGCGCTCACGAAACGGTACGTGCATCGCCTTATCAAGCACATCATGGCGCGAACAATAGGTGGTCGGGTCGTAGCGCATCGGTTCGATAAAGTTTTGCAGCCTAAGGCCGGCCGCCTCGACAAAATCAAACACCTCGTCGACGCGATAGGCGCGGTCCTGTTGATGCAACAACAGGTCATAGAACCCGGCATCGCCGCCATGGATGTGATCACCGACAAACGGGTTGCGTTTGAGCCAGTTGGTCCCGGGCAATGAATTAAACAGCGCCTTGCCGAAATTCAGGCGCTTGGCCCCGCCGGCCTCGGCATTGAGGCGTTCCATCATTTCCTGCATGTGATAGACGCCTTGGCGGCCCAACTCGCCATAGACCATCAGGCCCATGCCGCCATTGGGTTTGAGCGCATCGGCAAGTGCCTTGAGCCCGGCATCGGGATCAGGCAGGTGATGAAGCACCCCGCAGCAATCAATATAGTCAAACGGGCCGTACTCAGATGCCAGGTCGACAAAGGATCCGGTCACAAACGTGACGTTCTTTTCCAGACTGCGGCGTTTGATGCGCGCCTCGGCAATCGCGCGCGAGCTTTCGGACAGATCGATATAGACGATCTCGGCCTTGGCTTTGCGGTCACGGGCCTGCTGGGCCAGCATCACCAGCGCATCGCCGGTGCCACCGCCGGCGACAAGGATTTTGATTTTGCCGCTTTTGGTCTGTGCCGATGGATCGCGCCCGCCAAAGACAAAATGCACGATCTCGTCCCAGTTGCCCGGTGATCCGGTGATCAGGCGCTTGTCCTCATCCTCGGGATTGCGGGCCGGATAGGGATAGGTTTCATACTGATCACGGGTCTTTGCAGAAGACTGGACGTGATCGGGCCTGTTTTTGTCGTCGGGCATTCGGCGATTTCCGGCAGAGAAGTGGTTGGGACGGGCTCATCCTATACCAGCAATGTGCGTATTGAAATCCGCCTATTTACCTGTTTGGACGGCAATCAATCACAAGTTTGCCGGTTGCCGTGCGTTCGCGAATGGCCGTCAAGGCATCCATCGCATCTTCAAGACGATAAACCGCCGAGATCATCGGCCGGATCGCGCCGGATTTCAGGCGCTCCAGAAGCTCTGCCATGCCGGCTTGCGCAATATCGGCATTTTGTTCGAGATAGGCGCCGAAATAAAAGCCGATTGCGGTGACATTCTTGACCAGCAGGATATTGGCCGGAATTTGCGGCACGGTGCCGCTGGCAAAGCCGATCAAAAGCATGCGCGCACCGGGCGCAACGCAGCGCAGGCTTTGATCAAAGACATCACCGCCAACCGGATCATAAACAACATCGACGCCCTTTGGCTGACCAAGGCTTGCCGTGATTTCACGCACCCGGTCGCGGATATTTTCGGATTTATAATCAATGACATGGTCCGCACCATGGTCGCGCGCGATCTGGCATTTGTCCGCCCCACCGGCCGTGGCAATCACGGTTGCGCCCAGAAGCTTGGCGCATTCGACCGCCGTCAGACCAACCCCGCCAGCCGCCCCATGCACCAGAACGACCTCGCCCGGCTTGACATCGGCGCGATACTTCAATGCAAACCAGCTTGTGCCATAAGCGATCTGAAAGGCTGCTGCGCTGTTGAAATCGACACCATTCGGAAGCGGCATCACAAGACTACCGTCGGCTACGACCTGTTCGGCGTAACCACCCCAATCGGGCATGGCCATGACCGCATCGCCGGGTTTGACATGACTGACATCATCGCCAACTGCGCGCACCGTGCCACTGACTTCAAAGCCGGGGGAAAAGGGACCTTCGGGACGTTTTTGATATTTGCCTTGCAGGATCAGGGTATCGGCGAAATTGACACCGCAGGCGGCAACATCAATCAGGACCTGACCGGGCTGCAGCACCGACGGTGCCAGATCAGGGACATCCACCCATTGCGGTACTTCGCCAAATGCGTTGCAAATCCACGCTTTCATCCCGGTTTTCCTGCCTGCTGCGATGTTGATTTCTGGCAGTGTGCCGACTGCACCGGGCGCAGACAAGGCGACAAAGGACTAAACCAAACCGGACAACAGTTAGATGAAGAGCTCTGGCGAACGGGAGATCAGAAAATGCGCTGACGCTTGCGCTTGCGGGTCAGCAGAAGAAGGATGGCGGACGGCACAAACAAGACAACCAGGGCCGGTGCCAGCAGGATCGGCACAAAGATGGTGTCCCATACCCAAACGGAAATGTAGCGCTGGATGACGGATTGCAACAGGTTCAGGCTGCCGGTATCAAGGCGATACCAGAGCTCGCCGGCGGCGACCAGACGAAAACTTCCTGTTTGAAGCGCGGTAATGGAATCATCGACCAGCACAGCAATGCTGGCAAAAAGCAGTAACCATCCCAACGCCCGGAAAAACCACATTATCCTCTCCAAGCGACCTGTCAGGGTCGGTATATTAGAAAAACAACAACAAGCCTAATGGTTTGCAGATAAAGGGTAAAGGGATGCATTTGTATAACAAAACATTACCCATGAGTTGCAAACACCTGACACCAAACCTTACGGATCAGACATCAACAAGAAGTAAAGATGCCGACAACGCCCCGTTTACCAAGGGTTTGCGGCGATTGAATGTCAGAAACACAGGCCATTTTACAGGCAAATCAGTGGGATTTGCGCAAAGTGAAAAAAGAGGCTGATTGGGCCTTGTCAAGCGCGGGCGTCTCGGCTAATGTCCGCCCGCTTTCGCGATATATCAAAGATCGCATGTGGAGAGGTGGCCGAGTGGTTTAAGGCGCACGCCTGGAAAGCGTGTTGGGGTGTAAGCCCC
Above is a window of Thalassospira sp. ER-Se-21-Dark DNA encoding:
- a CDS encoding LysR substrate-binding domain-containing protein; translation: MKRRPLPLNALRAFEVAGRLESFTKASHELNVTQGAVSRQVQHLEEVLGRQLFERHHRSLRLTRAGRNLLEALTPAFDAIEDAVAKVEDRADDTHLSVSAPLTFSMRWIVPRLGRFQMEYPDFQVQLGTYNDDLASVDFNEVDIAIRFADHGNEQLVHEFLTGERLLPVCHPDLAKQLKTPEDLASVTLLHCSAQREDWRIWLEGTGIKGVDGTKGPVFATLDMAMEAAASGFGVVVSDPAMIGEYVVTNRLTVPFDLPVDSPYAYSLCYPRGRLERRKVKAFRDWLMSEIKLETARRKLTQKDAR
- a CDS encoding DUF1127 domain-containing protein codes for the protein MVAITKEAGAFVATRRNHTATSLLDLARTWLKRHDLRQKLADMDAHMLRDIGWTVYDAKREAAKPFWKA
- a CDS encoding class I SAM-dependent methyltransferase — translated: MPDDKNRPDHVQSSAKTRDQYETYPYPARNPEDEDKRLITGSPGNWDEIVHFVFGGRDPSAQTKSGKIKILVAGGGTGDALVMLAQQARDRKAKAEIVYIDLSESSRAIAEARIKRRSLEKNVTFVTGSFVDLASEYGPFDYIDCCGVLHHLPDPDAGLKALADALKPNGGMGLMVYGELGRQGVYHMQEMMERLNAEAGGAKRLNFGKALFNSLPGTNWLKRNPFVGDHIHGGDAGFYDLLLHQQDRAYRVDEVFDFVEAAGLRLQNFIEPMRYDPTTYCSRHDVLDKAMHVPFRERAALAELMAGNITKHTFYVVKAKNKVKPPVPSPELIPTFTRVDGAALARSVAKTGNIKITFTGLSVTRTMPSASPAILSRIDGKRSIGEIYELFDPKPEKFEFNAQFAVMYSVLNAANLMYLRHPEKT
- a CDS encoding NADPH:quinone oxidoreductase family protein, whose protein sequence is MKAWICNAFGEVPQWVDVPDLAPSVLQPGQVLIDVAACGVNFADTLILQGKYQKRPEGPFSPGFEVSGTVRAVGDDVSHVKPGDAVMAMPDWGGYAEQVVADGSLVMPLPNGVDFNSAAAFQIAYGTSWFALKYRADVKPGEVVLVHGAAGGVGLTAVECAKLLGATVIATAGGADKCQIARDHGADHVIDYKSENIRDRVREITASLGQPKGVDVVYDPVGGDVFDQSLRCVAPGARMLLIGFASGTVPQIPANILLVKNVTAIGFYFGAYLEQNADIAQAGMAELLERLKSGAIRPMISAVYRLEDAMDALTAIRERTATGKLVIDCRPNR